In a single window of the Heliangelus exortis chromosome 1, bHelExo1.hap1, whole genome shotgun sequence genome:
- the C1H11orf87 gene encoding uncharacterized protein C11orf87 homolog has product MSAKLSKELRLSLPPCLLNRTSATLNASSTCITQVGQLFQSFSSTLVLIVLVTLIFCLILLSLTTFHIHKSKMKKRKMQKAQEEYERDHCTRRSNSGIQQTGMGVQGEGPQGRDSRLGRPPQDLEIQRPSSPAAPSSQQARACLDTAGAGLLQSVILS; this is encoded by the coding sequence ATGAGTGCCAAGCTCTCCAAGGAGTTGAGGCTGTCCCTGCCACCTTGTCTCCTGAACAGGACATCTGCGACCTTAAACGCCAGCAGCACCTGCATCACGCAAGTGGGTCAACTCTTCCAATCCTTCTCATCCACCCTGGTTTTAATTGTCCTGGTCACTCTCATCTTCTGCCTGATACTCCTTTCCCTCACCACCTTCCACATTCACAAGAGCAAGATGAAGAAGCGGAAAATGCAAAAGGCTCAGGAGGAATATGAACGGGACCACTGCACCCGCAGAAGCAATAGTGGCATCCAGCAAACTGGGATGGGGGTGCAGGGAGAAGGACCCCAAGGAAGAGACAGCCGGCTGGGAAGACCCCCCCAGGACTTGGAGATCCAGCGTCCctcttcccctgcagccccgAGCTCTCAGCAAGCACGGGCTTGTTTGGACACAGCTGGTGCAGGGCTCTTGCAGTCAGTGATTTTGTCATGA